A genomic window from Brassica oleracea var. oleracea cultivar TO1000 chromosome C8, BOL, whole genome shotgun sequence includes:
- the LOC106312329 gene encoding cysteine-rich receptor-like protein kinase 26 isoform X1 — MEAETDATKGQESKQQIRDEELFKAAESAILRCSCLYLLNSLSNLSVSETKTAAPSSMSQLLSVILRGYMSPEYAWTGTFSEKSDIYSFGVLMVEIITGKEISSFSYGKDGKNLLSYANGEKCGLQYAYLMHRILFLIFYCSLRLVTNTYVMGLLHKSSIYICVCV; from the exons ATGGAAGCTGAAACCGATGCGACAAAGGGACAAGAGTCGAAGCAACAAATCAGAGACGAAGAACTATTCAAAGCGGCGGAATCTGCGATTCTTCGGTGTTCATGTCTTTATCTCCTCAACAGCTTGTCAAATCTCTCAGTTTCGGAAACGAAGACGGCCGCTCCCTCCTCCATGTCTCAGCTTCTTTCGGTCATTCTCAG AGGATACATGTCTCCGGAGTATGCTTGGACAGGGACGTTCTCTGAGAAGTCTGACATTTACAGCTTCGGAGTTCTGATGGTCGAAATCATCACTGGCAAGGAGATTTCAAGCTTTAGCTATGGGAAAGATGGCAAAAACCTTCTCTCATAT GCAAATGGAGAAAAATGTGGCCTCCAGTATGCATACTTAATGCATAGAATATTGTTCTTGATCTTTTATTGTAGCCTAAGGTTGGTTACAAACACCTACGTAATGGGTCTTCTACATAAATCAAGTATATATATATGTGTGTGTGTATAA
- the LOC106312329 gene encoding probable protein kinase At2g41970 isoform X3, whose protein sequence is MEAETDATKGQESKQQIRDEELFKAAESAILRCSCLYLLNSLSNLSVSETKTAAPSSMSQLLSVILRGYMSPEYAWTGTFSEKSDIYSFGVLMVEIITGKEISSFSYGKDGKNLLSYVVQLRYWKPRLNQLFT, encoded by the exons ATGGAAGCTGAAACCGATGCGACAAAGGGACAAGAGTCGAAGCAACAAATCAGAGACGAAGAACTATTCAAAGCGGCGGAATCTGCGATTCTTCGGTGTTCATGTCTTTATCTCCTCAACAGCTTGTCAAATCTCTCAGTTTCGGAAACGAAGACGGCCGCTCCCTCCTCCATGTCTCAGCTTCTTTCGGTCATTCTCAG AGGATACATGTCTCCGGAGTATGCTTGGACAGGGACGTTCTCTGAGAAGTCTGACATTTACAGCTTCGGAGTTCTGATGGTCGAAATCATCACTGGCAAGGAGATTTCAAGCTTTAGCTATGGGAAAGATGGCAAAAACCTTCTCTCATAT GTGGTGCAACTGAGATATTGGAAACCTCGACTTAATCAACTGTTCACGTAA
- the LOC106309107 gene encoding glutathione S-transferase T3-like: MSGYRHLLYSQMPSRRQVPEESVKTFADRRKYSPKEDRILIGAWLNTSEEPLVGNERSAVAFWKRIVDYYNASPQLVGQVPREVTSCKQRWSRINHEVSRFTGCYNQALGEQRSGQNDDDVIKAAYDIFFTKYDTKFTLDHCWRDLRHEQKWASTYMAKDGGKEKRRPVVDLDGPEENVVGEDEDRPVGVKAAKGASKKKKSGRDEELSKLQGVLELKEKLSRNKLLDRLLAKKEPLSEIETTLKMKLILLHYKNVRQQFVYLLMKIRLTRLTNISDLLFGDEYLRRPKAEDLQRLLDMGEKRGFPGMVGSIDCMH, encoded by the exons ATGTCGGGTTATAGACACCTTCTGTACAGTCAAATGCCA TCTCGTAGGCAAGTCCCTGAGGAGTCTGTTAAGACCTTTGCAGATAGAAGGAAATATTCACCCAAAGAGGATAGGATCCTTATTGGTGCTTGGCTTAACACCAGTGAGGAACCTCTCGTAGGCAACGAGCGGAGTGCTGTTGCTTTCTGGAAGCGTATTGTAGACTACTACAACGCCAGCCCTCAGCTCGTTGGGCAAGTACCACGAGAGGTTACTTCTTGTAAGCAGAGGTGGTCTAGGATCAATCATGAAGTATCCAGATTCACTGGTTGCTACAACCAGGCGCTAGGGGAGCAGAGAAGCGGCCAAAATGATGATGATGTGATCAAAGCTGCTTACGACATATTCTTCACCAAGTACGATACCAAGTTCACACTCGATCACTGCTGGAGAGACCTCAGGCATGAGCAGAAATGGGCCTCCACTTATATGGCTAAGGATGGTGGAAAGGAAAAGCGGAGGCCAGTGGTGGATCTTGACGGACCAGAAGAAAATGTTGTTGGAGAAGATGAGGATAGACCAGTCGGGGTAAAGGCTGCGAAAGGTGCCAGTAAGAAGAAGAAGAGTGGTCGAGATGAGGAGTTGTCTAAGCTACAAGGCGTTTTGGAACTTAAGGAAAAACTGTCTAGAAATAAACTCCTTGATCGCTTGCTGGCCAAGAAAGAGCCATTGTCTGAGATCGAAACAACACTAAAAATGAAGCTTATCTTACTGCACTACAAAAATGTACGGCAGCAATTCGTCTACTTGCTTATGAAAATTCGGCTGACACGGTTGACGAATATCTCCGACTTG TTATTCGGAGATGAGTATCTGCGACGACCCAAAGCAGAGGATCTTCAACGACTACTCGATATGGGAGAGAAACGAGGGTTTCCTGGGATGGTCGGGAGCATTGACTGTATGCACTAG
- the LOC106311953 gene encoding serine/threonine-protein kinase KIPK-like, producing the protein MGSFAGSCEIVEEKDEELRMAKAHSGRYGKPSLGGSSSKDSERKQREYHGSLEYDIDKLFQSIPVKPPTRRLLSSSFHNNFETSASAGPSRTTSPSTRSAMKKPMTPQSPRVADSLSLKQALRDRCISKASEMAAQKRLSKSAAASPRVSEADRIKSLYNQSTRLVPVDKGKGTLVSETSLMPVNKDIPSTSRSVSQRSEEPPNPVSEPSQAGTNRSGSCLSSGSGDCEVELDENVASTSAQDDVQEVDKHVTSLLPSDSSNKDNAEELEKKILATTLDLEQTVKFDDSPPEKSKTVRKVTRMIPRPKKKILVKKKLKIGIVSTKKDEETNKLLCQRCHCSLKSTSIINNQPPSYTTSHEVADENSSGSCNVSQSSEAEIVVMKQNVSSSNNDSGNKFEFSLSSKDSLGDYSRSTSMSEESNLSSRFSCGNKPHMSMDVRWEAIKHVKLQCGGSLGLRHFNLLKKLGCGDIGTVYLAELIGTNCLFAIKVMDNEFLARRKKSPRAQAEREILKMLDHPFLPTLYAQFTSDNLSCLVMEYCPGGDVHVLRQKQLGRCFPEPAARFYVAEILLALEYLHMLGIIYRDLKPENILVREDGHIMLTDFDLSLRCAVNPTLLTSTSPPDPARMSDPYNTSNCIQPFCVNEQSCQVSCFSPRLSSNQQQQGRKPKLPDQHLKRSSLPQLVAEPTEARSNSFVGTHEYLAPEIIKGEGHGAAVDWWTFGVLLYELLYGKTPFKGYNNDQTLANVVLENLKFPDSPLVSFQAKDLIRGLLVKEPENRFGTEKGSAEIKRHPFFEGLNWALIRCATPPELPDCYDFGGGPGSPGGNDDRYLECKAIGDHLEFELF; encoded by the exons ATGGGGTCGTTTGCTGGTTCCTGTGAAATTGTGGAAGAGAAAGACGAAGAACTGAGGATGGCAAAAGCACACTCAGGGAGATATGGTAAACCTTCTTTGGGAGGATCATCAAGCAAAGACTCAGAGCGGAAGCAGCGAGAGTATCACGGCTCTCTCGAGTACGACATCGATAAGCTTTTTCAGTCCATACCCGTGAAACCACCGACGAGGAGGCTACTGAGTTCTTCTTTCCATAACAACTTTGAGACAAGCGCGAGTGCTGGTCCGAGCAGGACCACGAGCCCTTCAACGAGAAGCGCCATGAAGAAGCCAATGACGCCTCAGTCGCCTAGAGTTGCTGACTCGCTTTCTTTGAAGCAGGCTCTGAGGGACCGTTGCATTTCCAAGGCCTCGGAGATGGCTGCTCAGAAACGGTTGTCTAAATCAGCAGCTGCGTCTCCGAGGGTCTCTGAAGCTGACAGGATTAAGAGTTTGTATAATCAATCCACCAGGCTTGTTCCTGTGGACAAGGGTAAAGGAACCTTGGTTAGTGAGACATCTTTGATGCCGGTAAACAAAGATATACCAAGCACTTCGAGGAGCGTGTCTCAACGGTCTGAAGAGCCTCCTAACCCTGTCTCTGAGCCATCTCAAGCTGGAACCAACAGATCCGGGTCTTGTCTAAGTTCTGGCAGTGGAGATTGTGAGGTAGAGTTAGATGAAAACGTTGCCTCCACTTCGGCTCAAGATGATGTGCAAGAAGTAGACAAACATGTTACCTCACTACTGCCTTCTGATTCTAGCAACAAAGACAATGCAGAAGAGCTTGAAAAGAAGATTCTCGCAACCACTCTGGATTTGGAGCAGACAGTGAAGTTTGATGACTCACCACCAGAGAAAAGCAAAACGGTGCGCAAGGTAACAAGAATGATCCCGCGTCCCAAAAAGAAGATTTTGGTTAAGAAGAAGTTGAAAATTGGGATAGTTTCAACTAAAAAGGATGAAGAAACCAATAAACTCCTCTGCCAAAGATGTCACTGTTCGTTGAAGAGCACCAGCATCATCAATAACCAACCGCCCTCCTATACTACCAGTCATGAAGTAGCCGATGAGAACTCATCTGGTTCTTGCAATGTTAGTCAAAGCTCTGAAGCTGAGATTGTTGTCATGAAACAAAACGTTTCCTCTAGCAATAATGACAGTGGCAACAAATTCGAATTCTCCTTGAGTTCAAAAGACAGTCTTGGGGATTACAGCAGGAGCACAAGCATGAGCGAGGAGAGCAATCTTAGCAGCAGGTTCAGCTGTGGGAACAAGCCTCACATGTCGATGGATGTGAGATGGGAAGCGATTAAGCACGTCAAGTTGCAATGCGGCGGCTCTTTGGGGTTAAGACACTTCAACCTTTTGAAGAAACTCGGTTGTGGAGATATAGGGACAGTGTATCTCGCCGAGCTGATTGGTACGAACTGTTTGTTTGCTATAAAGGTCATGGACAACGAGTTCTTGGCGAGAAGGAAGAAGAGTCCAAGGGCACAAGCGGAGCGTGAAATACTTAAAATGTTGGACCATCCTTTTCTTCCTACGTTGTACGCTCAGTTTACTTCGGATAACTTGTCTTGTCTGGTCATGGAGTATTGTCCTGGAGGAGATGTTCACGTGCTTAGACAGAAGCAGCTAGGACGATGTTTCCCTGAACCAGCAGCAAG GTTCTATGTTGCAGAAATCCTTCTTGCATTGGAGTACTTACACATGCTTGGTATCATATACCGAGACCTGAAGCCGGAGAACATTCTAGTCCGTGAAGATGGACACATTATGCTCACAGATTTCGACCTCTCACTTCGATGTGCAGTGAACCCAACTCTTCTCACATCAACTTCCCCTCCTGACCCCGCCAGAATGTCAGATCCATACAACACATCAAACTGCATACAACCGTTCTGCGTCAACGAACAGTCTTGCCAGGTCTCCTGTTTCAGTCCAAGACTCTCCTCAAACCAACAACAACAAGGCCGGAAACCGAAACTCCCTGATCAACACTTGAAGAGATCATCGTTGCCTCAGCTCGTGGCTGAACCAACAGAAGCAAGATCCAACTCCTTTGTTGGAACACACGAGTACTTAGCTCCTGAGATCATCAAAGGAGAAGGACACGGCGCCGCAGTTGACTGGTGGACTTTCGGGGTTCTTCTCTACGAGCTTCTGTACGGGAAAACGCCTTTCAAAGGCTACAACAACGACCAGACTTTGGCTAATGTTGTCTTGGAGAACCTCAAGTTTCCTGATAGCCCGCTGGTGAGCTTCCAGGCGAAGGATTTGATCAGAGGGCTTCTGGTGAAAGAACCAGAGAACCGGTTCGGGACAGAGAAAGGATCTGCAGAGATCAAAAGACATCCTTTCTTTGAAGGGTTGAACTGGGCTCTTATCCGGTGCGCCACACCGCCTGAGCTGCCAGATTGCTATGATTTTGGAGGTGGACCGGGCTCACCTGGAGGCAATGATGATAGGTATCTTGAATGTAAAGCTATAGGGGACCATCTTGAGTTTGAGTTGTTTTAA
- the LOC106308293 gene encoding uncharacterized protein LOC106308293, which yields MSIKNSGAAPASAVNPNGKLPMEENEEEEIWKVAVSRFQAREEEIERKKMTVKEKVQQRLGFAEEATRCLTQTLEELEIMGDPMRKEVGMARKKIDMANRDIKSLAQSCQKKEKEYKETLEAFNEKNKEKTHLVSMLMELLAESERVRMKKLEEINKTVGALQ from the exons ATGAGTATCAAGAACTCAGGAGCTGCTCCTGCTTCTGCAGTCAACCCCAACGGTAAGCTTCCAATGGAGGAGAACGAAGAGGAAGAGATATGGAAAGTGGCGGTGTCGAGGTTTCAAGCTCGAGAAGAAGAGATTGAGAGGAAGAAGATGACTGTTAAGGAGAAAGTTCAACAGAGGCTTGGTTTTGCAGAGGAAGCTACAAGATGCTTGACTCAAACATTGGAA GAGCTGGAGATTATGGGAGATCCTATGAGAAAAGAAGTTGGAATGGCGAGGAAGAAAATTGACATGGCGAATCGAGATATCAAATCTTTAGCTCAAAGCTGTCAGAAGAAG GAGAAGGAATACAAAGAGACATTGGAGGCTTTCAATGAAAAGAACAAAGAGAAAACTCACCTTGTTTCCATGTTAATGGAG CTACTGGCTGAAAGTGAAAGAGTAAGGATGAAGAAACTTGAGGAGATTAACAAGACTGTTGGAGCTTTGCAATGA
- the LOC106308292 gene encoding growth-regulating factor 4, with protein sequence MDLQLKQWRSQQQNESEEQRSATKMSNFFFDQIQSQTETSAAALPLFVPEPTSSSSFSCFTPDSSSSSTRHLKMGNFFSLAQWQELELQALIYRYMLAGASVPQELLLPIKKSLFHQSPLNFLQHPLQHNFPHHQASWYWGRGAMDPEPGRCKRTDGKKWRCSRDVVGGHKYCDRHIHRGRNRSRKPVETTAKTATTNAATNAASSFVLGEELGHGPNNLFFSSGSSHHSSQHLHVNSHQSCPSDMKQESNNNKRPYETHSGFSNGRSDDGHILRPFFDDWPRSSDSTSSPLTSSTCHLSISMPGNPPSDVSLKLSTGNEEGEANMRDSNNNEREQQQSMNWWSSGGNHNNMGGPLAEALRSASSTSSVLQQMGISTQVFH encoded by the exons ATGGACTTACAACTGAAGCAATGGAGAAGTCAGCAGCAGAATGAGTCAGAAGAACAACGTTCTGCAACTAAGATGTCTAACTTTTTCTTTGATCAGATTCAGTCTCAAACTGAAACTTCTGCTGCTGCTCTACCTCTTTTTGTCCCTGAACCCACCTCTTCTTCCTCATTCTCATGTTTCACTCCTGATTCTTCCTCTTCCTCTACGAGGCACCTCA AGATGGGAAACTTCTTTAGCTTGGCACAGTGGCAAGAACTTGAGCTACAAGCACTGATCTACAGATACATGCTGGCTGGTGCTTCTGTTCCTCAAGAGCTCCTCTTGCCCATCAAGAAAAGTCTCTTCCATCAATCTCCTTTGAACTTCCTTCAGCATCCTCTGCAACATAACTTCCCTCATCACCAAGCTTCTT GGTATTGGGGGAGAGGAGCAATGGATCCTGAGCCAGGGAGGTGCAAGAGAACGGATGGGAAGAAATGGAGATGTTCGAGAGATGTTGTAGGCGGTCACAAGTATTGCGACCGCCACATCCACCGTGGTCGAAACCGTTCAAGAAAGCCTGTGGAAACAACCGCCAAAACCGCCACCACAAACGCTGCCACAAACGCAGCATCTTCCTTTGTCTTAGGCGAGGAGCTTGGTCATGGACCAAACAATCTCTTCTTCTCCTCTGGCTCTTCACATCATTCATCTCAACATCTCCACGTTAATAGTCATCAAAG TTGTCCTTCAGACATGAAACAAGAAAGCAACAACAACAAGAGGCCATATGAAACTCACAGTGGGTTCAGCAATGGAAGATCAGATGATGGTCACATCCTGAGACCTTTCTTTGACGATTGGCCAAGATCATCTGACTCTACCTCAAGTCCATTGACCTCATCGACTTGTCATCTTTCCATATCCATGCCCGGTAACCCTCCCTCAGACGTTTCCTTAAAGCTTTCCACAGGGAATGAAGAAGGAGAAGCAAACATGAGAGACAGCAACAACAATGAGAGGGAGCAGCAGCAAAGCATGAACTGGTGGAGCAGTGGAGGGAACCACAACAATATGGGTGGGCCATTGGCTGAAGCCTTGAGGTCAGCCTCCTCAACGTCAAGTGTTCTTCAACAAATGGGAATCTCAACTCAAGTCTTTCACTGA